Within the Takifugu rubripes chromosome 8, fTakRub1.2, whole genome shotgun sequence genome, the region TCGAACACTAACTTGACTTGATGAACAATCGTAGCACTTAGTCCCAACTGtgcgccttttttttttttaaataacaaattTCTGATTCTTTCTTCCTGACCAGACTTCAAGGAGGCGTTTGGTCTCTTTGACAGAGTTGGTGACAGTCAGGTGGCCTTCAACCAGGTAGCCGACATCATGCGCGCTCTGGGCCAGAACCCCACCAACAAGGATGTTGCAAAGATTCTGGGCAACCCTTCCGCTGACGGTAAGACTGCCCGACTGGCCGCCAGTGTCGATGACcatcacctttgacctcaacCTTGGCGTGACTTCTGTTGGGTGAAGCCCCTTGAACAAACCTGTGATTCTGGCCCGACAGACATGGCCAACAAGAGGCTCAACTTTGACGCTTTCCTGCCCATGCTGAAGGAGGTGGACTCCCTTCCCAAGGGCACCGTCGACGACTACGTTGAGGGTCTCCGCGTCTTCGACAAGGAGGGCAACGGCACAGTCATGGGCGCTGAGCTGCGCATTGTGCTGTCCACCCTGGGTGGGTCTCAAGTCACCTTCCCCAAATATAGACGTGCAATAAATAGTTTGCTTAGCACTCGCGGCATGTGAAACCGATAGCGCGATCTTGACATGGATCCCCTTGGGTCTGCAGGAGAGAAGATGTCTGAGCCTGAGATTGAGGCCCTCATGACCGGCCAGGAGGACGAGAACGGCAGCGTGCACTATGAGGGTAAGCCTTGACTTCCCTCAGAGTTCCAAGTTCCCAATCCAAGTTCTCTAAGACAGATTTCCCTCTTTCCAGCTTTCGTCAAGCACATCATGTCTGTGTAAGAGGCCGGCAGGAGGAGTGCTGAGGAAACTGTAGCTCGTCTACAGGCAGCCCGACGGTGTTCAGGACATCAACAACGCCGTGCCAAAGACCAACCAAGGAAAGACAAGGACTATGAACAAGGGATATTGAAGCGAACCCATCTTGTTGcattttgttttcctttcatttcaaaCCCTCCTCTGTCTCGGAACATCTCCATCACCTCTCCGCTGTAGATCCCCACCTATCACTCGGCCTCTGCTCCCCCAGGGGCACGTCTCCACTTGCCGCATGGGGTGAGAAACGGGGGAGAAGGGGTGACCGCTCATCAAGTGAGGGTAGATCCCTCCCTTCCCACCGCCACCTCATTCAGTCACGCCATCACTGACCCAGCAATGCCAAAGGTGCTGGAGAAAGGTCGTGGTCAGACCGCCACACATCTCCCCACTTCCCTCAgaagatttatttattgtcattctGTTCATTTCAGAATAAACTTTTCCAACTTACATCCCATCTGGCCTCATTTGTGCTGAATTTCACATTCAGAGACATCTTACTTCAGATTATGTATAAATCTCATATCCAGAATCTTCATCATGATCCACCACCCAATTCGTGTCATGGTTCTTTTtagaaaagatggaaaaaacaaacaaaactgctTCTTTATTTTGCAAAACAAACCTGCTGGTCCTGCATTCATCAGCCAGTAGAAGGCAGTATTGACCAAGAAAGTTCAAGCCCTTTTGGTTAAATTGTAAAATTCATCGTTAAATGATTTATTGTAGAATTTATTTATCTGAGACTAATTCACACAATTTGTACATTTACAAGCATTTATTGttatattaaacattttacaTTATTGGTTCATATCGTAGACATTCGGGCATTATACGAAATTAATTCATTCGCTGTTGAAACGTTTCTTTATGAAATTAAATAACTTTAAGAAACGCAGGActgtttctcctccatccaGCCCCCTGTAAGAAAGTTCAATTTAAAGAAAAGCTTTAAATTTCTAAACCGCCACACATTTTAATCTCGCAAActaaacatttttaaatccaCATTCAGTCAATATAGACAATTCTCAATTGTGCCTCAGTCCCAAAACGAATGTTTGTGTCTCTTATCATCGTCGCATTATTTTGAACAATACAGtacaatcaaatcaatcaaacgGACCGAGCTCGCCCCGCCCACACACCGCTGCGGACCAATACCCTTTAAGGGGGCGTGGTTATGACGCAGATAGCGGAAACAGGTCGCCTTCAGTTGTGGCCTGAGTGCTGATTTGCACTGTTGACAGGAGTGGAAGTAATTGTTTGTTTCTCATCAAACATGATCAAAGCTTGTCTTTTAGGACTGAGGAATGTCAGCAGGCGAAGGGACGCGCTAGTTGCGCTAACTACCAGGTGAGTGTGAAGGTTTCTGGCCTATAACTGGAGTTGATCTAGAAAGAATGGAAGTCTTGATTCACCACCACCTTCGTTTAAAAGTCTGGATTCTGACATTTTTTGTTCTGAATTATCGGATATTCTCGACAGAATGTCAAAAAGTTGGGGAAAAAAGGCCTTTGTTCGTCTTCACACTTTTGTCGATCGGCTTGGAACGAAAATGTTTGCTAATTATGCTAAAACCTGCAAGAAAACATGTCCATATTGACAGGAGAAATGCAGCCAGTGCATAGAATACACTCAAATGttataaattaaacattttcccTCCCAACAAATGAGTTTATACCAAACCTAGACCAACGTTACAAAGGTGTTTTGCTTTCAGAACCAATTAGTGCCCTTATGTCAATGTAACTATTCTTACACTTGTTGTGTATCccatattaaatattaattagcAAATCTGAGTATGTTATTGTAGCTGCAAGAAGCTAATCCAAGGTAATATTACTGTTGTTGAAAACGGTGAATTTGCAGCGTATGTTGCACCAAGAACCCAAAGCATGAAGACACCACTGCACACAGATGTTAAACCGTCTCCACTGGTGTCATGGATCGTTTCTATGTTGcgtccaggctgcagcacagtCGGGCGACGGAGCAGCTCGGCCCCTCTGCGCGTCCAGAAAGCTCCTCTGCCAAGACCATGATGGACATCGGGACACGACGCATCTTCACCGAGGAGCACGATATCTTCAGGCAAAGCGTCCGGCGCTTCTATCAAGAGGAAGTGGTTCCATATCATAGCGAGTAGGTGGAATCAGCAATTGGGCATTCTCTTGGGTCGGCTCCATTCCGTGCCTCTCCTGAACCGAGCTATACTGCTAAAAGGAACATctttacaaaaaaacaacaacaattagaTCCATAAATCCTCTCTAAGCAACTGCAAAAACTGAAATGTGATGTCTCCTTATTgtcttcctgtcctgctccaggtggGAGAAGGTGGGTCACGTGAGCAGGGAATCATGGGAGAAGGCTGGCTCGCACGGCCTGCTGGGAATCCTCATCCCGGAGGAGCACGGTGGCCTCGGAGGTGACGTGTTTTCTGCTGCGGTTACGTGGGAGGAGCAGTGAGTCGACTCTTCTGAACCTTCGCTCCAATCGGAGCTGCGCTTTAAAAACGTTGGCCCGGTTCTTCTCCGTCAGGATGTATTCCAACTGCACCGGCCCGTTCTTCGCCTTGCACTCCGACATCGTCATGCCGTACATCAGCAACTACGGCAGCAAGGAGCAGATTGAGCGcttcatccctgaaatgacgGCGGGCAGATGCATCGGCGCCATCGCCATGACGGAGCCGGGCGCTGGCAGGTCGGGATCAGAGCGCCGGAGGTGTCCCCGCGTTTATCCAGAACGTTCCGATGAAGCCTTTGACCTTCTCTTTCAGTGACCTTCAAGGAATTCGGACGCACGCCAAGAGGGACGGCAGTGACTGGATCCTGAACGGCAGCAAGGTGTTAGCATAAACGTGGGGCAGCCGTGGGGGGTAACggcacatctgctgctgtccagGGTCTCCTGCTCTGGTTTTAGCAACTCTTTCTCCATCCTGATGCAGGTTTTCATCTCCAACGGCTGGTTGGCCGACCTGGTCGTGGTTGTCGCTGTCACAAACCGCGAAGCCAAGTCGGCGGCCCACGGCATCAGCCTGTTCCTGGTGGAGAAGGGCATGAAGGGCTTCAACAAAGGACGGAAGCTGGAGAAGATGGGTCTGAAGGCCCAGGTACTGGAGCCTTCTGGGCGCCCCCTTATGTGAGTCCTGCGGCACTCAGCGCCGATCACCGTGTCTATGTTTGCTCGTTGAAGGACACGGCCGAACTGTTTTTTGAAGACGTGCGACTCCCGGCGAATGCTCTTTTAGGAGAACCCAACAAGGGCTTCTACTACCTGATGAACGAGCTGCCGCAGGTAAACGGACGGGAAGCGAGGGCGAGCAGACGAGCCGCATGCTAAGCCCAACTTTTGTGTTTGGCGTAGGAGCGTCTGGCGATCGGGGGCTTGTCCTTAGCTGGGTCCGAGTTCATCTTTGAGGAGACCAGGAACTATGTGATGCAGAGGAAGGCTTTTGGCAAAACCATCGCTGACCTGCAGGTCGACCGAAGACTTTGTCTTGTTTGAGTTAcatgtttttgggttgtttttttttttacttctgctgtttattttctgtcctttttatcTTCCTGGCCGGGCTGAAATGAATAACAGACTGTGCAGCACAagctggctgagctgaagacggAGATCTGCGTTGGCAGAGCCTTCATAGATAGCTGCCTTCAGCTCCACGCTGAGCACCGACTGGATTCCGCCACAGCTTCCATGGCCAAATACTGGTGAGAGCAGCTTTTGTTAACTAGTCCCTAATAAACTCCGCGGAAGAGTTTGCTCAcgtcctgttttgttttttacggATCCTTCCAGGGCATCTGAGCTCCAGAACAAGGTTGCCTACCACGGCGTGCAGCTCCACGGAGGCTGGGGCTACATGTGGGAGTATCCCGTGGCGAAGTGAGAGCGCCACAAGTTCAGCTGTCTATTGTTGCAACTGCCAGGTTGTTCGCCGGGCTAATGTTTGCAGACCATGATCGGCGTGATTTGTCTTTTCAGGGCATACGTGGACGCACGTATTCAGACGATCTACGGAGGCACCAACGAGATCATGAAAGAGCTCATCGCCCGCAACATTGTCAGCAGGATGTGACGGGCTTTTAATTCAGAGGTCTAGAAAACGGTGGATGGGTTCTTTGGTCTTTCAATCATGGATGGACTGGTTGGACGGTTGCATAATTTAATACATTTGTATTAGAACTTAACAAAATAGTATATGTTCGGCTTGGGATTGTCTTCCATAAAAGGTGCATAGTGCCTTCTCAATGATGTTATTACTGTCTGGTTTTAGAGATGGTTCAGAAAAAACTAGCAGCAATCATAGCTGGAGAAACAGCAGGTTTTCCTTATTGTTTAGTAAATAACTTGAGATACAATACAGGTTTTGGAATGATGAAGCACTGCGTGGTCCTTTATATTATTTTACATCATATTCACACCAAGTTTTATTCAAAGGGCGGCACCTGTGCGTGTAATGTCTGTTTCGATCACTAGGTGACGGCAAGGTATCGTAAAAGTAGCTTCTGTTTGCGGCGCACTTTTATCACTTCTAAGTTTGAAATTGATAAAAATATTGCATATCCACGTGTATTCATTTCTAATGTCCGCAGAGAAcatcaaacattaaaatgtgggATTTGAATTGGATACCTCTTTCATTCATGATTAGGTTCGCATGATTTGATGGAGGGGTCCACAAAAGCTGCGCTCTCCATCCGCGTCGCAGCCCCCGATCCTCCAACTCTCCTCAGCAACAGCCACACCCCTGTCGGTGCCTCAGCTCCGCGCTCACTTCCCGACGCGCACGCTGTACCCTGCGTCCGCGCGCGTTCACGCGCGCACTCCAGCGCCGAACACCACGCGTTTCAGCCCTGATGCGCATTTTCTTCAGCATTTACGGTATCCGGGAGtcacagcgccccccccccccacacgaaCGCACGCACGCCGCTCATTGTCGCCCTCCTCTCGCAGGCGTGTTGGTGCCGCTCCGCAGCCTGAGCCTCCAGGTAAgagatgtttcctttattttctctgaACAAACGCTCCTCTGTGGCCGGTTTAACCGCCACCAGCGTTGACTCGTTTGTTTGATTTAGCTCCGAGCAGCTGGAAAACTTTGTTGCTTCAAGTGTCTGCTTGCAGACCTGTCCTTCAATCCTCCACGCTTGTGCAATTACGCGTGAATTAAGAGAGATGATCTGATGGAATGCTCCTCACCGGCTTCGCCTCTGAAGCCTGACTCGTCCTTCTGTGGGTGATTCTTGCGAGGTGTTGCGCGCCGCGTCCCGATGCGCCCCATCTCGCACCAGCCTGCGTCTTTTGTTCTGGTCCTCGCCTGCGTGGTGCTGAAACCGACCCCCCTGACTGCAGCAGGGGCGCGCATCACCGTGCAAAGTGGGGAAAccctgcagaggtgtgtgtgtgtgggggggggggggggattttcgCTATAAACCGTCATCCCGGCGCGTCTGTGCGGCTCCGGGCCGAGCCCGCGCCGGTGGGGAGGGGAGTCGCCCTCCCTGGAGTTGGCATCGCGTCTGCCACGGGCACTGTTGCAGCCGGACGCGCAGCATCTCTGACCCGTTCAGCGTCGGTCGGAGCCTGCAGggtgttatgtttgttctataCGTTAATCCTCGCACGATAATCCAGAATTATCTGGAAGAATGGATCTGCTCCAGACTGTCTGCTCCCGCTGCAGCGCAGATTTCCCCACATGAAAATCTGTCCTCTGGCTTTCCGGCCTTGGTGCATTCCAGTTTCTGTCTCCGGGGAATTCAGTTCGGGGCATCATACATCATGAAAGCAGAGAGCGGATGCTAATATGGCTCCCCCCCCACCATGAGACCCTCAGTCTCATCTGCTGTAATATGATACTTACtgctggttttttttgtcttgttttgttttgtcttgtcttttttccaAGGCAAAGCCCCTCAGAAAAGACTTACATGGGTGCAGATGCTAAAAATCAAGAACcaaatcaattttttttcctGGAAAAATCCCCCCTTATGTTAAAATTCTGAGTTTAAGGTGTTTTGGTGGGAAGCTGATGTGGTTTTGGTTTGTGGGATCAACAGTCTGCTGGGGTCTGCTGGGGGGGTTTGGTGATTCAACGTGTTAAAACGTGAAATAAACCGGTTCTACGCTTTGCTAACCGCACCTTTTCCAGGTGCGAGAGAAATGTTGTAGAACAATAATAAAATCTGCCCAGAACACGAAGAACCATCGTCCCTCCCCCTTCGTTCTGGTCAGATTGGTGGCGCCAAAGTGCATTAAGGTGGGTTTGGGCCGTCTCTCCTGCAGGGAACCGGCCAGATTGGGCTGAGTCTAATCACCGATGGAGTAATTGAAGTGACCCTAATCACCGGACGACAGGTTTCCTTCGTGTCTGTTGCTTTACTTTCAGCCCTTTTCTGGGTTTCCTGATCCTGACGTGCCGCTCGTCACGCTGGAACGGTGCAGTCAGCTCTGGTTTGGTACCAACGCCGCAGAACCGCTCGCTCCTCAGTGGAAATGGAGACATCTGTCATCTGGGATGGTGCTTCCTCTGAGGGATCCCCGTCACAACAATCCGTTTTTTTAGCGCCAGGCAGTCGAGGCAGACCTGGTTTCTGACCCCGGGaccgaggtccaggaggagctcaggtCCTCTCCTGCTCGCTCCGTCTGAGGCCTGTCAGCTCTCAGGTGTCTAATGGGAACTGGCAGAACTCCTAATCTAAATCGCATACGTCAGAGGAACCAACTGGCCCACTGACCCGCATGTGGAGCAgagtcacacgtgcacacacaccctgaaaaTGATGTATCTAGACTGAACACGCACCGTTAGCCTAAAGGTGCCTCGACagcccgcccccccctcccgaacCCAGccgtccatcagcaggagggtccccctacatgagcctggtcctgctcaaggtttctggtcctgctcaaggtttcttcctgttaaaggggagtttttccttgccactgttgcttgttgggggtcaggccctgggattctggaaactGTAACAGACCCtctataaagattgattgattgattgattgagggCCGTAAAACGCGTGAAATTCTGATATTCACACAATTCTGCCGCTCCTTTTGGGCTTTATTGTTGCAGCTGTCACCATATCAGCCGTGTTAAAGGTCCAGTGTGTGGCTGTGCTGATGGCACCTCCCCTCAATAGTCCCACCATCGTGGCCCTCTGATCCTTGGGAGACCCAATGCGGAGGAGCCCTGAGAGGAAAAATGTACAAAACCAGATTTTTTCAGCTCGTACAGCCAGTCGGGAAGATCCAGGAAGGCCCTGGATTCTCCCTGACTTTGAATTCCATTGATGTGGCCCGAGGATTCGCCcagtcctcctccatcctggctCCGGCTCGCACCCTCTCCGTCTCCAGCTCAGCCAAACGAGGCGCGACAGCCAGTGTCCCATTTTCATTCCTCACGGACGACAAGATCAGGAAATGAGCTTCCTCAGATATCGGGAGCTTCTCCCTCGCCTCAGAACAACGCTGGAGAAAATTGCCAAAGACCTTCAATATTGCCTTGTGTCACCCGCCCCCCCCAACGTGGCTCTCTAAGGCAGGAATGAGCCGCCGAACGACCACGCAAGGCTTCAGCCGCCCTGTTTTAACATTCTTTAGATCGTGGCGTCACACCTCTAATCAGCCCTCCACAGTTCAGGCAACTTGACCTGTTGGCATATCTGGAATGTTGTTGGTTGCTTTAGGGGGACAGCTGTGTCCTGCTGGGGTGTTAGCATGGAGCGAACCCTGAAAACTGGTTGGACTTGTGGGCTTTGGGGGATTACTGTAAAGGAGAGCCTGTAAAGTAAATATTTAGTGACGTTCTGCCGTAGGTTTCAGGGGACTTATCTTATTTTTGTTGGTTAAACATTGATTCAACCATCCAGCAGAGACGAAACTCTTTTGGTCTGAACGATGATGCTAACGGCGACACTGCAGGCCAGCCTGTTGTTGTCGGACTGTAGCCAACCCCGGGTGAAAACCTCTAATGAGCCCTAGCTTCTGGGCCCAGGGCCTCTTATTAGCCTAGCGTAGCAGCTAAGCCGCGGCGCTCCGGGCTGTTATTAGTTTCAGATGTGGAAGCTAAACAGCTAGATTGTTTTCTCCCCATCCATTTGCAAACTGCTCTCAGGCAGAGGCTAATACACCGGCCGACGCGTTTGAATCAATGAGCCTCATTGTTCAACGCAGACGCTCAGTCACGCGTCCTATACGTTAACGGTAGGGTCTGCTTTAAAGGTTGTTTCATCACACCTTCCAGAGTCACCTTAGCTCCACATGTTAGCACACATTTATGCAGCGTGTGATATAAATGGGGAACCCCCCTCCAGTTGACAGGAAGTGCCACACAGCAACTCTGTAAATCCAGTGTGAAGTACAGAAACAGATGGACAGaacagcaggttttttttactgGACTGTAACAAGGGTCCGAATGAGAGTCTGTGCTGGACTTCCTGGCAGACTTCCACCAGGAATCTTTGACTGTCGCCGCCATTGAATGGTTCTGTTGAGGGTCCCGGCAGTAGATCTTGCATCCATGTTTCACCAGAGGTCAAGGTGTCACTGTCCAAAGACTTACCCCAGAAATGAGGAGCTAATCCTCACTGCTTAGCttagtcatttcctgtttctggaATCTGTAACGTTGTTCACGCTTTTGTTGACGTGTACACAAACCAGCTCATCTGAGGTCTGGTAATTAAGATTTAACCCGCCCAAATGCTAAGCTAAAGCAAAGCGGTGTCTTATTAGCATTTTTTAGCAGCATTTAATAAGCATTTCTTTAACTACGTAGCAGGCTAGCTTTGGTTACAATTTTCATGCTATCAGTGTTTctaaactgcatttttcatTCAGATTTTAATCCCCAATCTACCGAACACTTCATACAGGACTCTCATTCATAATTGTCCTCTGACTGCATGTCTGCTGCACCATTGGGACCATCGTGGGGCCCCCTCACCACAGCAACccctgccatggaaaccagTCCCTCAAAGGAATGAAGCCTCTTGAGTCCTGGTGTGTGGACCCTCTGTGCCGCTCCAGCTCAGGCAATTCCTCTTCTGTTCTCTCTCCTCTTGTCCTCATCGTCTTTTTTTGCCCCATTTTTTGACTCTGAGAACACCGGAAACGTGAAAatccctccacttcctcttcatGGGAGCAGCCGTGGTGAGTTTAAGTGCACGTAAAAGAGGGTGTTTgcctctggaggaggaagggcCGGAGATCCAGCGCCTCAGGCAGCCTCCATAAATCAACGGGCATAAATCTGGTCACGAAAAGGAGACTGATGGATTTATTAGTGCTCTGACCGACGTTTTCAATGGCCTCTGGATCATCATAATATAATATCAGGAATCTCATTAATGCAAACCtatcagctgtctgtctgtctgtctgtctgtctgcctgcctgtctgtctgtctgcctgcctgtctgtctgtctgcctgcctgcctgcctgcctgcctgcctgcctgcctgccgtCAAAGCTGCCCCAGTCCTGATCTTATCAGCAACAAGTCTTGATTTCTATCT harbors:
- the mylz3 gene encoding myosin, light polypeptide 3, skeletal muscle — encoded protein: MTEYTPDQIEDFKEAFGLFDRVGDSQVAFNQVADIMRALGQNPTNKDVAKILGNPSADDMANKRLNFDAFLPMLKEVDSLPKGTVDDYVEGLRVFDKEGNGTVMGAELRIVLSTLGEKMSEPEIEALMTGQEDENGSVHYEAFVKHIMSV
- the acadl gene encoding long-chain specific acyl-CoA dehydrogenase, mitochondrial, with the protein product MIKACLLGLRNVSRRRDALVALTTRLQHSRATEQLGPSARPESSSAKTMMDIGTRRIFTEEHDIFRQSVRRFYQEEVVPYHSEWEKVGHVSRESWEKAGSHGLLGILIPEEHGGLGGDVFSAAVTWEEQMYSNCTGPFFALHSDIVMPYISNYGSKEQIERFIPEMTAGRCIGAIAMTEPGAGSDLQGIRTHAKRDGSDWILNGSKVFISNGWLADLVVVVAVTNREAKSAAHGISLFLVEKGMKGFNKGRKLEKMGLKAQDTAELFFEDVRLPANALLGEPNKGFYYLMNELPQERLAIGGLSLAGSEFIFEETRNYVMQRKAFGKTIADLQTVQHKLAELKTEICVGRAFIDSCLQLHAEHRLDSATASMAKYWASELQNKVAYHGVQLHGGWGYMWEYPVAKAYVDARIQTIYGGTNEIMKELIARNIVSRM